TCAATCCTTTATAATATGACTAAAAAAATAAAATACTTGACCATTTTTATGACCAACGTACCCGCAAGAATGGTCGAACAAAATGATGTCATTGGAAGTTAGATATGACATGATTTTCTAGTGTGGTACCTGATTTATAGGTGGCTTGACAATTTTTGGTTTCTCATAAATAGAGAGCCAGAGGAGATGGTAACTTGACCAATGACATCGTCAGAAAAAACTTGACCAAAGTTAGATCAATAGTGAAGAGACTGGTAAAGCAACTCAATATGATCCATCTGTAACACTTTTGTAGTTTTGTATATATGAGACTACTCATGGAACTAGTGCTTTAATGGGATTCAGTGAACCATCGCTGTTACATATATACTGGACTACCATATATTGGTAAATGACTAAATGCTGTGGCAAATTATGGTTTGTAAACTCGAAATACAAGTATAGAACCCATGGAACTTTTCAACTCTGGCTTTGGGACACCGGAGAAATGTGGAACACTACTAATACTCATCTTGGACCTTAGAATATAAAGCTAGACCAATTCTTCTTATAAGTTGTGCTGCACTATATACCTTTGTGAATATTCTATGTATAGTCGCCGGCGATTCGGGTCCGGCTGGATTTTATGACCGAAAGTGTGCTAACCTGAAAAAGTCAGTTGATAGTTCTCGAACACTACAAATTAGAAACCAACACCATGGCAAAGATTGATGGTACGATTTCGTAATATAATGAATACTATGTGATGACAAACGAGTCATACTTTAGCTATATAGTCATCACCCATGTGAAAATGATTACATACAAAAAGTATTGACATTAATACACGTTGTAGCGTCTCTAGATAATTCATAGTTCTTTACTTTTCTCATATGAGATTTTCAACGCTTTAATGTAAGTGTAACTTTTTTAAATGGACAACTTTTAGTTATTTTTCGAGATGAATTTTCTCATAATCTTAGTTCTTTTGAACGGTTGAACTACCAAACAGTCCCATCAAACCCTTTTTAACGCCCTAATGGTCAAGTGTGGCAAAATAGATATCCAGAAGCTGTGTCTAGAGCTTTGTTGTTTAATAATGTAAACTCGGATTATCCTTAAAGCTTTTCTTTGTAATTTTCGTTTTCGTATCAAAAAAAAAAAAAACCCCTTAACGCGGAGATGTTGCCTAGCCAAGAAGCTATCTCCGGCTGACTTTGACAAATCAAAAAGGAAAAAACTGGGTTCTGGGGAGAAAGACATGTCTCATGATTCTTGATCACAGGGGAAAATTGAATGGTTCCTTTCCAATAAATTTCCCACGGTTCAACTTCACAAGTCACAACCAACAAAATTAACTCACCGTTGTCTGACTCTTGGAAGAGTCTACGAGCTTCTTCTATGTTGATCATCAATCCCCAATATATCTCTACGTACTACTATCTGTAGTATCTTGTTCAATATATACAATTACATGCAAAAGTTGTTTCTGCATGGTTTGATGTTGATGAGACTCCGCCTCCGCATTTTGCTGCTTCTCTTTGCAATATATAAGAATTTTATGAGCTATAGGCTTTCCTAATTTTTCGTTTTCGGTAGAATGTCTTCAGTCGGATGTTTGATGAACACTGTTTCTTTTTAATTTTCTTCTTGAAGAAGACTCATGCCGTCTATCTATCTAGTCTAGTCATTTTATCTTTTTAAATTTATTTGACATGCATGCGCAAAATTTTGCTCTCTCAATAAAAAAAGAAGAGGAAGGGATAATCTCATGTATTCCGTTAGTCTTGCTTTTATATCATAGGTTTAAGTATTGCATGCATTTTGTTTTCAATAATTTTCATCGTCTAGTCAGAATTACAACAAAAAGAAAAAAGAAGAAGAAAAGAAGTTATTAAACGTGGTTTATTTCCATTTCCTACATTAGAATTCTTGTCCTTGAATAGCTATGTTGTCTCTGCATGTATTTTCTATATTGCAGTTCATGTTGTTTATTCGTGTACCTTGATCAAGACGTTCGAGAAGTTTGATAAGTGCCTAAATTTTGAAGACACATGTACATTCAAACTTTGGATATGCATGAAAAGTTCATTGATTTCATGTTGAAAAACAAAGAGAATCAAACAAGCCTATATTCCTGAAGATAATAGATTATAGATGTTTCCCTGGCCAAATTATTTTTTCTGTTTGATCTCATCGTTTTCTTATATAATTGTAAAAAGAAATTATTGAATTGCCGTGAAGAGTGGAAACTAGCTAGAGCCGTAGGCGACACACAAAATTGGGATGATTGATATGTACATGATTGAACAATTTATTTCTTAGAATTAGTAACTTTTGAACAAGTAGCAAATCATCATGGAGTTTAGATTGTGATCTTGAGCAAATTATCCAATCCCATATAAAAAATACTAGCATGATTACCTCTAATCCTTTCGTTCGATCATGACACTTGTAATTTAGTAGGGAAGACTGATTATGTGTAGGCTACACCTCGATGTTTAGCAACTAAAACTATGATATGAATACTGAAGGTGATCATATATATAGTGTAGAGAAATAATGATTGAATAAGATCTTGTAAACATGATTCGGAGCGCCCAAATTCAAATAACTTTATCTTTTATACTTAGGAGAAGCAAGCGAAAGTTTACCATATGTATATTTGTGTATGACATACGCTCATTCGATAGTAAGTTTTATATTTCAAAGTACATGTAATCTTAGACAATCTTAAATTTCATAAAATGTCATGAAACCGTCTTTAAAAAATAATAATAATAATAATTCGTGAAACCGTACATTCAAAGATGTCGGATGTTGCTTATAGCCTGCTACTTTGGAATTTTGACGAAATCTTATGTCATTCCCTTAAACCATGCTCATTTTAGAATACCTAACATATTTTTTCTTCCCTCTCTATGTTTTGGACTACTTATCCTCATGGTACATATATTTGCACTCTTTGCCCTTGAGAAGATAATGAACATTTATATGATCTTCAAATCTCAATTGGGTAGTTGTAATCTGTAATTGGTTAGCTACATCTTTTGGGTCCTGACCCAATTCTTTGTATGGATGCCATTGGCCCAAAGCTGCAGAGCAGGCCATGGTGGTAGTGATTTTTGCAGGGTGTTCATGGACCATGATCCACAGTCACAAGGTTCTACAATCTAAGCAGTGAGTTGAAGTGACAATCCCTCTCTCCAATTCCAATATATCACATCCACCAATTCACTGAAAAACTAGATTGTTGTCAAGAGTGAATGGCTGTCCTTGTTACACACCACTCTATCCTCAAACCACCACTCCTTTCCTTCTTAACCAACACTCTCCACCTCCAAGTCCCTCTCTTTCTCTATCTTTGCTTGCAGTTGTGCAATGGCAACCTTGCAGTCTTCACTTGCATTCTCCTCTCCAGCCTCCCACTGTCTCCAGCAGTCACGCTCTCATTCTGGTAATTCAAGCTTCTTGCTTGTACTGCATGCACTATAATTTTGATCTCTTTCAAGAACCCAGTACTTCACTTTAGTTACACCAAGCTTTGTCCTTTTTATGTTTCTGGGATATGTAAAGGTGAAGAAACAAAATGGGATACAATTTTTTTTTGATTGGATTTGTATAAATTTGTGTCAAACTTAGAACTTTTGAAGTTGATGAGATTGGGGTTGTCAGTTGGTCTGAAAGATTAAGTTCTTTGGATATCATGTGTTTATGAACTGATGCTGAAGAAAATACAGTAAAACGTGTCTCGTGTTCTACTGTATGAATTAATTAGTCCTATTGTTGTATTCCTTTAGTTGATACCAAAACACAGAGGCATTTTTGAATTATGTCCCCTAGTTACTGTAATACTAGAGAGAGCATTATTGGTAAGAGAGAGCATAACTCTAACACTATCTTTGATGAAATGTGCTATTGTTGTTGGATAGGGTTGTTATCATGGGCGGTTCATAGAAGTGCCGAGTCCACATTCAATGGCCAGTCTTTGCGCATTTCTCGGCCCCAATGGGTGCCACTAAGGCGGTCTATTCAAGCTTCTAGGTCCATCACAATGATGGCGAAAACAAAAATTCAGTTTATCCAAGGAACTGATGAGCAGACAATACCAGATGTGAGGCTAACCAAATCGAAAGATGGTACCAATGGCGTGGCTACATTCAGGTTTGAGCAGCCTTCTGTTTTCGACTCATCTGGCGAATTTGGTGATATCACTGGCTTTTACATGATTGATGAAGAAGGGGTCCTTTCATCTGTTGATGTTAACGCAAAATTTGTAAACGGAAAGCCTGCAGGAATTGAAGCAAAGTATATCATGCGGACACCAAGAGAATGGGACAGATTTATGAGATTCATGGAGCGCTATGCTAATGACAACGGCTTGAGTTTCATTAAAAAATGAGGCAATGTATAAAGTAATCTGATATCTAGTTCTTCCATGGAATCTTAGCATTGCTTGCCTTCTTTGAAGTCAAACGAACCTCGAGAATCATAGTCCACCAATGTAGCTTAATGTAAGTACACCATGTTCCTTCTGATTCAACCAATTTTTCTGTCATTATGATTCATGCATTCAAGTTAAAGAGGTGAGATAGTTTATATTTCAAAGCCATTCTTTCTTTTGATTACTCTACTGTAATTTGAAGAAATGATACAATGATGGCGACAGGTTAAACAAGTTATTCAATGCATGTGATCATTTATCTTTTTGTTTCAGAATTCAGTCTTGTTTAAGGCACTAGTTACTTTGTAAGCTTGTTTGTTCAAATCACAGCTTTACCTTTTATATACATTATATTCTGCTCAACCAAGAATGTAGATGATAGAAAACAGGGATAGTATGATGGATATTGAGTTTTAATGAGGTTAACATAAACCTACATCACCACTGAAACATTACAAGTAAACATCATTGAAGACTAGTAGTTAATACAATGAAATTCTATACTTTTATCAGATGATAAGTATAGTTTATGTGTGGAGTTTTCTTTCCCCACAAACCAGGATAGGATATCCACCGTTGAATCTTCATAATTGTAAATCCAGTGAATCACTAACAATGGAATTTTGAGTAGAGCTTTATGAGCGCTACCTTTACTTCCAAGTCACAGAAATGGGACTTTTGACCTTGTGAAAGCTACTATTGTTAGAACTCACCCATGCCAATTGTCCTTGTGCAAAGCTCATCTTATCTTTTCCGATTCTCTTCCTTGATATAAACCATACCCTATAACTCAAGCTCTGGTTGATGCCTGTGAAAACCAACCTTTGAGGCTTAACTTTCACTCTA
The window above is part of the Fragaria vesca subsp. vesca linkage group LG2, FraVesHawaii_1.0, whole genome shotgun sequence genome. Proteins encoded here:
- the LOC101304237 gene encoding photosystem II reaction center PSB28 protein, chloroplastic-like, which gives rise to MATLQSSLAFSSPASHCLQQSRSHSGLLSWAVHRSAESTFNGQSLRISRPQWVPLRRSIQASRSITMMAKTKIQFIQGTDEQTIPDVRLTKSKDGTNGVATFRFEQPSVFDSSGEFGDITGFYMIDEEGVLSSVDVNAKFVNGKPAGIEAKYIMRTPREWDRFMRFMERYANDNGLSFIKK